The Acidobacteriota bacterium genome has a segment encoding these proteins:
- the pilB gene encoding type IV-A pilus assembly ATPase PilB codes for MALKLGEMLLDKDLITKEQLEHALEYQQENGGKLGFNLVKLGYITDEDITQFLSEQYSVPAVDLANFEIDESILKLIPSEVAQKYNAIPLSRSGASLTVAMSDPGNVFAVDDIKFMTGYDVETVVASEMAIREAIDKYYGKSSALQLKELMEEMEASPTSGMPDIDDLDDTEMEVVEDIEDLDIQDAEKAAETAPVIKLVNHIIRMALEKSASDIHIEPYEKDYRLRYRVDGVLFEEMRLPMKMKDGITSRLKIMASLDIAEKRLPQDGRIKAKMTIKGAKKEIDFRFSVLPTLWGEKIVMRILDKEGLMLDMTKLGFEPESLELFMECLMKPYGMILVTGPTGSGKTNTLYSAMATVNQPEVNIMTAEDPVEFNIHGINQVQMRDRIGLNFAAALRSFLRQDPDVILVGEVRDFETGEISIKAALTGHLVLSTLHTNDAPSTVSRLMNMGIEPFLVATSVLCIVAQRLARKICTNCKKEIERPPAQSLIDIGFTPEEAESTTLYKGEGCSKCLNKGYKGRIALFEVMRNTEQMQDLILCGANSNELRRLALEQGMISLRASGLAKIKSGVTTIEEVLRTTMVV; via the coding sequence ATGGCTCTCAAGCTTGGCGAAATGCTCCTCGACAAGGATCTCATCACGAAGGAGCAGCTTGAGCATGCGCTCGAGTACCAGCAGGAGAACGGCGGCAAGCTGGGCTTCAACCTCGTTAAACTGGGCTACATCACGGATGAGGACATCACCCAGTTTCTGAGCGAGCAGTACAGCGTGCCGGCGGTTGACCTTGCGAACTTCGAGATTGATGAAAGCATCCTCAAGCTCATCCCGAGTGAAGTGGCCCAAAAATACAACGCCATTCCCCTGAGCCGAAGCGGCGCATCGCTCACGGTGGCCATGAGCGATCCGGGCAACGTATTTGCAGTGGACGACATCAAATTCATGACGGGCTATGACGTCGAGACGGTGGTGGCTTCCGAGATGGCCATCCGCGAGGCCATTGACAAGTACTACGGCAAATCCTCGGCGCTCCAGCTCAAGGAATTGATGGAGGAAATGGAGGCTTCGCCCACCTCGGGCATGCCCGACATCGACGACTTGGACGACACCGAGATGGAGGTGGTGGAGGACATCGAGGATCTCGACATCCAGGACGCCGAGAAAGCGGCCGAGACGGCGCCCGTTATCAAGCTGGTCAACCACATCATCCGCATGGCCCTCGAGAAGAGCGCAAGCGACATCCATATCGAGCCCTACGAGAAGGACTACAGGCTGCGCTACCGCGTGGACGGCGTCCTCTTCGAGGAGATGCGTCTGCCGATGAAGATGAAGGACGGCATTACGAGCCGCCTCAAAATCATGGCCAGCCTCGACATCGCCGAGAAGCGCTTGCCGCAGGACGGCCGCATCAAGGCAAAAATGACCATCAAAGGGGCGAAGAAAGAAATTGACTTCCGCTTCTCGGTCCTTCCGACGCTTTGGGGGGAGAAGATCGTCATGCGCATCCTCGACAAAGAGGGCCTCATGCTCGACATGACGAAGCTCGGCTTCGAGCCGGAATCACTTGAGCTCTTCATGGAGTGCCTTATGAAGCCCTACGGCATGATCCTCGTCACGGGCCCCACGGGAAGCGGAAAGACGAACACGCTGTACTCGGCCATGGCCACCGTGAACCAGCCCGAGGTCAACATCATGACCGCCGAAGATCCCGTCGAGTTCAACATCCACGGCATCAACCAGGTGCAGATGCGCGACCGCATCGGGCTGAACTTCGCCGCGGCGCTGCGCTCGTTTCTGCGCCAGGACCCCGACGTCATCCTCGTGGGGGAGGTTCGCGATTTCGAGACGGGCGAGATTTCTATCAAGGCCGCGCTCACGGGGCACCTCGTGCTCTCGACCCTTCACACGAACGACGCCCCCTCGACCGTGAGCCGCCTTATGAACATGGGGATCGAGCCGTTCCTGGTGGCCACCTCCGTGCTCTGCATCGTGGCACAGCGCCTCGCGCGGAAGATTTGCACGAACTGCAAAAAGGAGATTGAGCGGCCCCCGGCCCAGAGCCTTATCGACATCGGCTTCACGCCGGAGGAAGCCGAAAGCACCACGCTCTACAAGGGGGAGGGATGTTCCAAGTGCCTCAACAAGGGTTACAAGGGGCGCATCGCGCTCTTCGAGGTGATGCGCAACACGGAGCAGATGCAGGACCTCATCCTCTGCGGCGCCAACTCGAACGAGCTGCGCCGCCTGGCGCTGGAGCAAGGCATGATTTCGCTCCGCGCAAGCGGCCTCGCGAAGATCAAAAGCGGCGTCACCACGATTGAGGAAGTCCTTCGGACCACGATGGTTGTGTAA